From Chryseobacterium shandongense, the proteins below share one genomic window:
- a CDS encoding site-specific integrase translates to MKISLSQRKLKDGRISLSIEFYRGSEITEDGKRKHLRSFENLDSYLISDPKTAKEKKENKEALEFAENVLAIRKAEYAQGRFELKNTAKSKRVFLNYFAELTEEKQKQDTSNNYGNWFSTLQHLKKIVPKNMTFDEIDESFVKKVHRYFEKDALTKSELPLSQNSKYSYFNKFKAALRSAFDNGYLTINYASKIKSFEQAESQREYLIFDELQRLAKAECKYPVLKKAFLFSCLSGLRWSDINTLTWKEVRDEGDVSRVNFRQEKTDGVEYLYISKQARELLGERQYPQERVFKGLKYGMTYNTEIIRWCNRAAVPKHITFHSARHTNAVLLLENGADIYTVSKRLGHRELRTTQIYAKIVDSKMKEAAEIIPELNIEL, encoded by the coding sequence ATGAAAATATCACTTAGCCAAAGAAAATTAAAGGACGGAAGAATAAGTCTTTCGATTGAATTTTATCGTGGTTCCGAAATTACTGAAGACGGAAAAAGAAAACATCTTAGAAGTTTCGAGAATTTAGATTCTTATTTAATTTCAGATCCAAAAACTGCAAAAGAAAAAAAAGAAAATAAAGAAGCTTTAGAATTTGCAGAAAACGTACTTGCAATTCGTAAGGCTGAATATGCGCAAGGGAGATTTGAATTAAAAAACACTGCAAAATCCAAAAGAGTATTTCTAAATTATTTTGCTGAACTGACAGAAGAAAAGCAAAAGCAAGATACTTCTAACAATTACGGTAATTGGTTTTCTACGCTACAACATCTCAAAAAGATTGTTCCAAAAAATATGACTTTCGATGAAATTGATGAAAGCTTCGTCAAGAAAGTTCACCGATATTTCGAAAAAGATGCTCTCACAAAAAGTGAACTGCCACTTTCTCAAAACTCAAAATATTCATATTTCAATAAGTTTAAAGCTGCACTCCGGAGTGCCTTCGACAATGGATATTTAACAATTAATTATGCTTCGAAAATAAAATCCTTTGAGCAGGCTGAAAGCCAAAGGGAGTATCTGATTTTTGATGAATTACAACGTTTAGCAAAAGCAGAATGTAAATATCCTGTTTTAAAAAAAGCTTTTCTTTTTTCGTGTTTATCGGGATTACGTTGGTCTGATATCAATACTTTGACCTGGAAAGAAGTTCGTGATGAAGGTGATGTTTCTAGAGTCAATTTCCGACAGGAAAAAACAGATGGTGTAGAATATCTTTATATTTCAAAACAAGCCAGAGAATTGTTGGGCGAAAGACAGTATCCGCAAGAAAGGGTTTTCAAAGGTTTGAAATATGGAATGACTTATAATACTGAAATTATCCGTTGGTGCAATCGTGCTGCAGTTCCTAAGCATATTACTTTTCACTCTGCCAGACATACGAATGCAGTTCTGTTGTTGGAAAACGGTGCAGACATTTACACGGTTTCTAAAAGATTGGGACATCGGGAATTAAGAACAACGCAGATTTATGCAAAAATTGTGGATAGCAAAATGAAGGAAGCTGCTGAGATTATTCCGGAATTAAATATCGAGTTATGA
- a CDS encoding winged helix-turn-helix transcriptional regulator — MKEIKCSDNDGKRKQIMAVHDAMDVLNGKWKISIISSVCYHNKRRFSDILNDVKGISNKMLSKELKELEMNQLITRIVLDTQPVTVQYQLTEYGLTLKKIIDTLADWGTEHRKVIVGK; from the coding sequence ATGAAGGAAATAAAATGCTCGGATAACGACGGAAAAAGAAAACAAATTATGGCTGTTCATGATGCTATGGATGTCCTGAACGGCAAATGGAAAATTTCAATAATTTCTTCAGTTTGCTATCATAACAAACGTCGTTTTTCTGATATATTGAACGACGTGAAAGGTATTTCCAATAAAATGCTCAGTAAAGAGCTGAAAGAGCTGGAAATGAACCAACTGATAACACGGATAGTTCTCGACACACAACCTGTAACTGTACAATATCAACTGACAGAATACGGCTTAACTTTAAAAAAAATTATAGATACCTTAGCCGATTGGGGAACCGAACATCGAAAAGTAATTGTGGGAAAGTAA
- a CDS encoding YecA family protein — MIAKTKIGRNEPCPCGSGQKYKYCCINKTLRERHLTIWQDSTTGEKLSLNMTDDILNWAAQAELPLKNFCKDNDFYFFGLAITVGQCEELDKMLKEGKLTRQMVLDKYKDNCKQEPLMKLLDASCEELEIFNKRKQILVDAFEAHFTGKYTLSIPTLFSQLEGLLRDVGNLKNKDSIKPTIPTNVWENKLLFSVKDDSENYNGFIHKLFEGNGNPDKFNRNPILHGFKVDYSSEEYSLILLLAVLEIRLFKWWENGTGDFTKRFKVLRKENGKDTMGDTK, encoded by the coding sequence ATGATTGCTAAAACTAAAATAGGACGAAATGAGCCGTGTCCGTGTGGTTCAGGACAGAAATATAAATACTGTTGTATTAATAAAACGTTACGAGAAAGACACCTAACTATTTGGCAAGACAGCACAACAGGAGAAAAGCTGTCATTAAATATGACGGATGACATTTTGAATTGGGCTGCACAAGCTGAATTACCGTTAAAAAATTTTTGCAAAGATAACGACTTTTATTTTTTTGGACTTGCAATAACCGTTGGACAATGTGAAGAGTTGGATAAAATGCTAAAAGAAGGGAAATTGACAAGACAAATGGTTCTCGATAAATATAAAGACAATTGCAAACAAGAGCCATTAATGAAACTTTTAGACGCAAGTTGCGAAGAACTTGAAATTTTCAACAAACGAAAGCAAATTTTAGTCGACGCATTTGAAGCACACTTTACTGGAAAATATACATTGTCTATCCCAACTTTATTTTCTCAGCTTGAAGGACTTTTAAGAGATGTTGGTAACTTAAAAAACAAAGATAGTATCAAGCCGACAATTCCGACTAATGTATGGGAAAACAAACTTTTATTTAGTGTCAAAGACGACTCTGAAAACTACAATGGATTTATTCATAAATTATTTGAAGGTAATGGGAATCCTGACAAGTTCAATCGCAATCCGATTTTACACGGTTTCAAAGTTGACTATAGCAGCGAAGAGTATTCATTAATATTACTTTTAGCAGTTTTAGAGATTAGATTATTTAAATGGTGGGAGAATGGAACAGGAGATTTCACAAAACGATTTAAAGTACTTAGAAAAGAAAACGGAAAAGACACAATGGGTGACACTAAATAA
- a CDS encoding aminopeptidase P family protein has translation MTSKEKIAALRGEMQENNVDAFIVYSADPHMSEYLPDEWQERAWLSGFLGSAGFVVVTKDKSGLWTDGRYFTQAAKELEGSGIDLFKEGMEGTPNYIDWIISEIPAEGRVAVNALATSHANWELLTEKLNAKNITLLDLPLLDNIWKERGEPSKNPIFVHPVERAGKSVAEKIAAIRQKMESMEATVHVISSLDDVAWTLNLRGSDVQSNPVFLGYIVITKNDARLFTDLEKLEVEARKQMDEAWVKMMPYEEFYNCLKAFKNEKVLVSPNSNQSIFEALKSENRMIKAPVPGNLMKAQKNETELEGFRKVMVRDGVAMVKFLYWLTHNAGKEPMTEYSIGEKLRGFRAEGENFVGESFGSIVGYKDNGAIMHYSAKSEGSKEVTNDASILVDSGGQYLEGTTDITRTFALGAVSDEFKRNSTLVLQGMIRLSMVKFPKGTRGVQLDAIARLPLWMHGKDFNHGTGHGVGSFMNVHEGPQNIRKDMNPQELLPGMVCSNEPGYYVEGEYGIRHENLIAVRESEKTDSGTFYDFETLTFCPFFKDTIVKEILSEEEIAWLNSYHKTCAEKIGPHLEGDVKEWFNELVSPL, from the coding sequence ATGACTTCAAAGGAAAAAATAGCTGCACTTCGCGGAGAGATGCAGGAAAATAATGTTGATGCATTTATCGTATATTCTGCAGATCCGCATATGAGTGAATATTTACCGGATGAATGGCAGGAAAGAGCTTGGCTGTCAGGGTTTTTGGGATCTGCGGGTTTCGTGGTTGTTACCAAAGATAAGTCGGGATTGTGGACGGATGGAAGATATTTTACTCAAGCCGCAAAAGAACTGGAAGGATCGGGAATTGATCTTTTCAAAGAAGGAATGGAAGGGACACCCAACTATATCGACTGGATTATCTCTGAAATTCCTGCAGAAGGAAGGGTAGCGGTAAATGCATTGGCAACTTCACATGCAAACTGGGAGCTTCTCACCGAAAAATTAAATGCTAAAAATATTACATTACTGGATCTTCCGCTACTTGATAATATCTGGAAAGAAAGGGGAGAACCTTCTAAAAATCCGATCTTCGTGCATCCGGTTGAAAGAGCAGGAAAATCTGTTGCTGAAAAAATTGCAGCCATTCGTCAGAAAATGGAATCGATGGAAGCAACGGTGCATGTCATTTCAAGTCTTGATGATGTAGCATGGACCCTTAATTTAAGAGGAAGCGATGTACAGAGCAATCCGGTTTTCTTAGGTTATATCGTAATTACGAAAAATGATGCAAGGCTTTTCACCGATCTTGAAAAGCTTGAGGTAGAAGCCAGAAAGCAGATGGATGAAGCCTGGGTGAAAATGATGCCTTATGAAGAATTTTATAATTGCCTGAAAGCATTTAAAAATGAAAAAGTATTGGTTTCCCCGAACAGTAACCAATCTATTTTTGAAGCTTTAAAATCTGAAAATAGAATGATCAAGGCTCCGGTTCCCGGTAATTTAATGAAAGCCCAGAAAAATGAAACGGAGCTGGAAGGTTTCAGAAAAGTAATGGTAAGAGACGGCGTGGCGATGGTAAAGTTTCTTTACTGGCTTACCCATAATGCGGGAAAAGAACCGATGACGGAATATTCTATCGGGGAAAAACTGAGAGGTTTCCGTGCCGAAGGAGAAAATTTTGTCGGAGAAAGTTTCGGAAGTATTGTTGGATATAAAGATAATGGCGCTATCATGCACTATTCGGCGAAAAGTGAGGGTAGCAAGGAAGTGACAAACGATGCAAGCATTCTGGTGGATTCCGGAGGCCAGTATCTTGAAGGAACAACGGATATTACAAGAACTTTTGCATTAGGAGCTGTTTCCGATGAGTTTAAGAGAAATTCAACTCTTGTTTTGCAGGGAATGATCCGTCTTTCTATGGTGAAATTTCCTAAAGGAACAAGGGGTGTTCAGCTGGATGCGATTGCCAGACTTCCGTTGTGGATGCATGGAAAAGATTTCAACCACGGAACGGGACATGGAGTGGGAAGTTTCATGAACGTTCACGAAGGTCCTCAGAATATCCGGAAAGATATGAATCCGCAGGAACTATTACCGGGAATGGTTTGTTCTAATGAACCTGGATATTATGTGGAAGGCGAGTACGGCATCCGTCATGAAAATCTGATCGCTGTAAGAGAATCTGAAAAAACAGATTCGGGAACTTTCTACGATTTTGAAACGTTAACGTTCTGCCCGTTCTTTAAAGACACGATTGTGAAGGAAATTCTTTCTGAAGAAGAGATTGCGTGGCTGAACAGCTATCATAAAACCTGCGCGGAAAAAATAGGACCTCATCTGGAAGGAGATGTTAAGGAGTGGTTTAATGAATTGGTAAGTCCACTTTAA
- a CDS encoding RNA polymerase sigma factor: MKRTNSLPRKLTDHQLYELLKKGNPTSLEQIHLRYKRLLFWLGKQMLEDDFVVETLVQDTFLKLWLHRDSIETPNHILGFLRFVLKRDCISYFTAPKNKFARLTASLESFENYQDYLIGYDPLQDKEHLLQQESDQKDFDEVNKVLKVINPKRKHLIELCLQYGFRYKPIAEAMGSSVKDISNEVNRAIDDLRKILKTNSNKKSVVKCQTNAIQQDELSSQQLEIMKRRCEQKSSFTVIAKELKLSEKEVHREFLYAYQYLQNQSTSEISL, translated from the coding sequence ATGAAAAGAACAAACTCTCTGCCCCGAAAGCTCACCGACCATCAGTTATATGAACTGTTGAAAAAAGGTAATCCCACGTCATTAGAACAAATTCATTTGCGATATAAAAGACTTCTTTTCTGGCTCGGAAAACAGATGCTTGAGGATGATTTTGTAGTAGAAACGCTTGTACAGGATACATTTCTCAAACTCTGGCTACATCGGGATTCTATCGAAACCCCAAATCATATTCTTGGCTTTTTACGGTTTGTTTTAAAAAGAGACTGTATATCATATTTTACTGCTCCGAAAAATAAATTCGCACGCTTAACAGCTTCTCTTGAAAGTTTTGAGAACTATCAGGATTATCTTATCGGATATGATCCTCTGCAAGACAAAGAACATCTACTTCAGCAGGAATCCGATCAAAAAGATTTTGATGAAGTCAATAAGGTGTTAAAGGTGATAAATCCCAAGAGAAAACACTTGATCGAGCTTTGTCTTCAATATGGCTTTCGGTACAAGCCTATTGCAGAAGCAATGGGAAGCAGTGTTAAAGATATAAGCAATGAAGTAAACAGGGCAATAGATGATCTAAGGAAAATCCTAAAGACAAATTCTAATAAAAAGTCAGTAGTAAAATGTCAGACAAATGCAATTCAGCAAGATGAACTTAGCAGTCAGCAGCTTGAGATTATGAAAAGAAGGTGTGAACAGAAATCTTCTTTTACAGTTATTGCCAAGGAACTCAAACTTTCTGAAAAGGAGGTCCATCGGGAGTTTCTATATGCTTATCAATATTTACAAAATCAAAGCACTTCTGAAATATCCCTTTGA
- a CDS encoding SEC-C domain-containing protein, producing MEILGDLKKEVQEGNTPSEDRVKDFANKLFPMEAIVNLHYKTIIKGELLGNTISFDGRPHVGMKKAVTSESGMKGYLVEESEEEKSIYKWKDGNFTEADHELSALWRMTTTQADLLEQLKKSLKPDKFLKFVDFKELDKYVTEVLNDPNIQEFLLISLLENYDIEADVAVQIFGRWYQSGNPLIKEFAPYAFHCLRVDSLFLFGLTSGLIGTRPTNRVDLEYFYYLPFGNVFTSSDKFHKSLIPLLLREDQKFIVGQELKEDLKNIVTFLNTLKTDERKKYKNVPPIIESSFTFQLWKEFFNYPINSNWNRELSEAGKEMMKEKMQEFERALEGDSINLESGDDAEFIVKKSWLSKSDPCFCGSGKKVIDCCISNEKFNEIALEEIRKKIKKDIISSYSKADHVRFSHGNGTELPAIIFVYKISDLDPNGLNGLIRFYQNEELKISASLDGIMITISFIGNNGNENITLPPLPFNPRQLESFLEKKYSKISILDGLISPQNARDVIIIIPEEGAPPKQIIIKEIELYSTDD from the coding sequence ATGGAAATCTTAGGAGATTTAAAGAAAGAAGTGCAGGAAGGAAATACACCATCTGAAGATAGAGTTAAAGATTTTGCAAATAAACTGTTTCCTATGGAGGCAATTGTAAACTTACATTATAAAACTATTATAAAAGGTGAACTTCTAGGAAACACTATTTCATTTGATGGTAGACCTCATGTTGGTATGAAGAAAGCAGTTACTTCTGAAAGTGGAATGAAAGGTTATCTAGTCGAAGAATCAGAAGAAGAAAAGTCTATTTATAAATGGAAAGATGGGAATTTTACTGAAGCAGATCACGAACTATCTGCACTTTGGCGGATGACAACAACTCAAGCGGATTTACTGGAGCAATTAAAAAAATCTTTAAAACCTGATAAATTTTTAAAGTTTGTAGATTTTAAAGAACTAGATAAATATGTTACTGAGGTTCTTAATGACCCGAATATACAAGAATTCCTATTGATTTCTTTGCTTGAAAATTATGATATTGAAGCTGATGTAGCCGTTCAAATTTTTGGAAGATGGTATCAATCAGGCAACCCCTTGATAAAAGAATTTGCACCTTATGCATTTCATTGCCTAAGAGTTGATTCATTATTTCTTTTTGGTCTAACTAGTGGATTAATTGGAACCAGACCAACCAATCGTGTAGATTTAGAATATTTCTATTATTTACCTTTTGGGAATGTGTTTACATCAAGTGATAAATTTCACAAAAGTCTCATACCTCTCTTACTTAGAGAAGATCAAAAGTTTATAGTTGGGCAAGAATTAAAAGAGGATTTAAAAAACATTGTTACGTTTCTTAATACTCTTAAAACTGATGAGAGAAAAAAATATAAAAATGTTCCGCCAATTATTGAATCATCATTTACTTTTCAACTATGGAAAGAGTTTTTCAATTATCCAATAAATAGTAATTGGAACAGAGAACTTTCTGAAGCAGGAAAAGAAATGATGAAAGAAAAGATGCAAGAATTTGAAAGAGCGTTAGAGGGTGATAGTATAAATCTTGAATCAGGCGATGATGCAGAATTCATTGTTAAAAAATCTTGGCTAAGTAAATCAGATCCATGTTTCTGTGGTAGCGGAAAAAAAGTGATTGATTGTTGCATTTCCAACGAGAAATTTAACGAAATTGCTTTAGAGGAAATAAGAAAAAAGATAAAAAAGGATATTATATCATCTTATAGCAAGGCTGACCATGTAAGATTTTCACATGGAAATGGCACTGAATTACCTGCTATTATTTTTGTATATAAAATATCAGATTTAGATCCTAATGGTCTTAATGGTCTTATTCGTTTCTATCAAAATGAAGAGTTGAAAATATCTGCCTCTCTAGACGGAATTATGATAACTATCTCCTTCATTGGTAACAATGGGAATGAAAATATTACTCTTCCACCACTTCCTTTTAATCCACGACAATTAGAGAGCTTTTTAGAAAAAAAATATAGCAAAATTAGTATATTAGATGGATTAATAAGCCCCCAAAATGCAAGAGACGTTATTATCATTATTCCAGAAGAAGGAGCTCCACCTAAGCAGATTATAATAAAAGAAATTGAGCTTTATAGTACAGACGACTAA
- the mnmE gene encoding tRNA uridine-5-carboxymethylaminomethyl(34) synthesis GTPase MnmE — protein sequence MNNDTICALATANGVGALGIIRVSGNDALSVVQKSFPGKKLAKQKSHTIHYGYFMDGEETIDEVMLSIFLAPKSFTTENSVEIAFHGSPHIGKRILETLTKNGARMAKAGEFTLRAFINGRIDLSQAEAIADVIASENEASRKVAISQLKGGITNEISLLRTDLLNFVSLIELELDFAEEDVEFADRTALTQLLSKIEIKLHSLIESFQYGNAIKNGTAVAIIGKPNAGKSTLLNALLKEERAIVSNIAGTTRDTIEEILHIKGHAFRLIDTAGLRETADEIEAIGVKKAKEKVENANILVYLTDAGTKDFSEDIEMIKSLLRDDLKLIICATKIDEVMPHQYEKVEDVFRNEITQEFDFITISAVENQNIQDLKNELSSYVEQLKASENNVVITNQRHFEALQKSLNAVHKVNEAITFQISTELLAYELRNALEHLGEISGEVTNDEVLGNIFSKFCIGK from the coding sequence ATGAATAACGATACTATTTGTGCACTGGCCACAGCCAACGGAGTAGGAGCTTTAGGAATCATCCGTGTTTCAGGAAATGATGCATTGTCTGTCGTTCAGAAAAGTTTTCCCGGTAAAAAGCTCGCAAAGCAAAAATCGCATACGATTCATTACGGTTATTTTATGGATGGTGAGGAAACAATTGATGAGGTGATGCTTTCTATTTTTCTGGCTCCCAAGAGTTTTACAACGGAAAATTCTGTTGAAATTGCTTTCCACGGATCTCCTCACATTGGTAAACGTATTCTGGAAACGCTGACTAAAAACGGTGCAAGAATGGCCAAAGCCGGAGAATTTACCCTGCGTGCCTTTATTAATGGGAGAATTGATCTTTCTCAGGCTGAAGCAATTGCAGATGTTATTGCTTCTGAAAATGAAGCCTCCCGAAAAGTGGCAATCAGTCAGTTGAAGGGCGGAATCACCAATGAAATTTCCCTTTTGAGAACCGATCTCCTGAATTTTGTATCCCTCATCGAATTGGAGCTGGATTTTGCGGAGGAAGATGTGGAGTTTGCAGACCGTACCGCATTGACGCAGCTGCTAAGTAAAATTGAGATTAAACTTCATTCCCTGATTGAAAGCTTCCAGTACGGAAACGCCATTAAAAACGGAACTGCTGTAGCCATCATCGGAAAACCTAATGCCGGAAAATCTACTCTTCTGAATGCACTTCTTAAAGAGGAGCGTGCTATTGTAAGCAATATCGCCGGAACAACCCGAGATACGATTGAGGAAATCCTGCATATTAAAGGTCATGCTTTCCGTCTTATTGATACTGCGGGACTTAGGGAAACAGCTGACGAAATTGAAGCCATTGGTGTGAAAAAAGCAAAAGAAAAGGTAGAAAATGCGAATATCCTCGTCTATCTGACAGACGCGGGAACGAAGGACTTCTCAGAAGATATCGAAATGATTAAGTCATTGCTAAGAGACGACCTGAAACTGATCATCTGTGCAACGAAAATTGATGAAGTAATGCCGCATCAGTATGAAAAAGTTGAAGATGTTTTCAGAAATGAAATTACTCAAGAGTTTGATTTTATTACGATCTCTGCAGTGGAAAACCAGAATATCCAGGATCTGAAAAATGAACTGTCTTCATACGTTGAGCAATTAAAAGCATCGGAAAATAATGTGGTGATTACCAATCAGCGCCACTTTGAAGCGCTGCAGAAATCCCTGAACGCCGTTCATAAAGTTAACGAAGCCATTACTTTCCAAATCTCCACAGAGCTTCTTGCTTATGAGCTGCGAAATGCTTTGGAACATCTTGGTGAAATTTCCGGTGAGGTAACAAATGATGAGGTGCTTGGGAATATTTTTTCTAAGTTTTGTATCGGGAAATAA
- a CDS encoding VapE domain-containing protein, whose translation MEENKILYQIETETKTIFDRAINYLNSKYSIRFNTISLELEIKLVSDKKWSALNLNSLFIELVRSGIDIPINKLEILVRSHLIQQYNPIREYFENLENWDNKNHIGKLCSYVKTTDDKSFQKYFEKWITRTVICALKPGYINKQCFVLFNTKQNSGKTSFLRFLIPTNLEQYYTEDIGVDKDGLISLCKNLLVNIDELSVMSKTDVNILKSFISKNTVNARLPYDRKSSLMHRTASFCGSTNRSDFLTDETGSVRWQIFEVLEIDFNYSKEINIEKVWSQAYYNAFERKNYNPELTAEDIQENEKRNEKFKQVSLEQEIILSHFEKSKLQSEFLTPSDIMLAMNNALGVRLNIIKIGKALTAMNYERIKHPKRQVYGYLIRRKIDE comes from the coding sequence ATGGAAGAGAATAAAATTCTGTATCAAATCGAGACAGAAACGAAAACCATATTCGACAGAGCGATTAATTATTTGAATTCAAAATATTCAATAAGATTCAATACGATCTCTCTTGAACTTGAAATTAAACTTGTTTCGGATAAAAAATGGTCAGCACTCAATTTGAACTCATTATTTATAGAACTTGTCAGATCAGGAATTGATATTCCGATTAATAAATTGGAGATTCTGGTCAGAAGTCATTTGATTCAGCAGTACAATCCGATTCGGGAATATTTCGAAAACTTGGAAAATTGGGACAACAAGAACCATATCGGTAAGCTTTGCAGTTATGTAAAGACAACGGATGATAAATCCTTCCAAAAATATTTCGAGAAATGGATAACCAGGACTGTAATTTGTGCCTTGAAACCTGGCTACATCAACAAACAGTGTTTTGTCCTGTTCAATACTAAGCAGAATAGCGGAAAGACAAGTTTTCTGCGATTTCTCATTCCTACAAATCTTGAACAATATTATACAGAAGACATTGGTGTTGATAAAGACGGCTTAATTTCCTTATGTAAAAACCTTCTTGTCAATATTGATGAGCTTTCGGTAATGTCAAAAACGGATGTCAATATTCTTAAGTCCTTCATTTCAAAAAATACCGTCAATGCACGTTTGCCTTACGATCGCAAATCGTCATTGATGCATAGGACGGCTTCGTTTTGTGGGTCTACCAACCGGTCGGATTTTTTAACTGATGAAACCGGAAGTGTGCGGTGGCAGATCTTTGAAGTTTTGGAGATTGATTTCAATTATTCTAAGGAAATCAATATTGAAAAAGTTTGGTCTCAGGCATACTATAATGCTTTTGAAAGGAAAAATTACAATCCGGAACTCACGGCTGAAGATATCCAGGAAAATGAAAAGCGGAATGAAAAATTCAAACAGGTATCCCTGGAACAGGAAATTATCCTTAGTCATTTCGAAAAATCCAAACTGCAAAGTGAATTTTTGACGCCTTCGGACATTATGCTTGCGATGAACAATGCGCTTGGTGTACGGCTAAACATTATAAAAATTGGTAAAGCCTTGACCGCAATGAACTACGAAAGAATAAAACATCCGAAAAGACAAGTCTATGGATATTTGATCCGAAGGAAAATTGACGAATGA
- a CDS encoding toprim domain-containing protein produces MNCRQFNSISLEEVLLSLGHLPTKQNEKEAWYLNPFANESQASFKLDRRLNAWYLHSEGIGGNNTDFMRKYLNASVSEVLVWAENHNFSSFQKQNVPYQKFENLPKTYEIIEIKNVQHPALLGYLIDRKVQNQTEFLKEIHYQNNNKNYFGLGFKNDSGGYEIRNKYSKICLGKKDISTIKNGSDSLRIFEGFFDFISFKTIENQLAKEPSDYLILNSVSMIQNIKNSLEKYENIELYFDNDQAGNRAVESISDVLQNVKDCRALYSNFKDLNEYLSKKTEEVQKQYKSAFKR; encoded by the coding sequence ATGAACTGTAGACAATTCAACAGCATATCGTTGGAAGAAGTCCTCCTTTCTCTCGGACACCTTCCCACGAAACAAAATGAAAAAGAAGCCTGGTATCTCAACCCTTTTGCCAACGAATCCCAGGCCTCTTTTAAACTTGATAGAAGACTTAATGCCTGGTATCTTCATTCTGAAGGAATCGGCGGAAACAATACCGATTTTATGAGGAAATATCTGAATGCTTCAGTAAGTGAAGTTTTAGTTTGGGCAGAGAATCACAATTTTTCTTCTTTTCAAAAGCAAAATGTTCCTTATCAGAAATTTGAGAATCTTCCGAAAACTTACGAGATAATTGAAATTAAAAATGTCCAGCATCCGGCACTTCTGGGATATTTGATAGACAGGAAAGTACAAAATCAAACCGAATTTTTAAAGGAAATCCATTATCAGAATAACAATAAAAACTATTTCGGGCTTGGTTTTAAAAATGATTCAGGCGGTTATGAAATCCGCAATAAATATTCAAAAATATGCCTGGGTAAAAAAGATATTTCAACCATCAAAAACGGTTCCGATTCCCTTCGGATTTTTGAGGGCTTTTTCGATTTTATTTCTTTTAAAACTATAGAAAATCAATTGGCAAAAGAACCGTCTGATTATCTCATTTTGAACTCTGTTTCGATGATCCAAAATATTAAAAATTCTCTTGAAAAATATGAAAATATTGAGCTTTATTTTGATAATGACCAAGCCGGGAATCGTGCTGTAGAAAGCATCAGTGATGTATTACAAAATGTAAAAGACTGTCGAGCTCTCTATTCTAATTTTAAGGACTTGAATGAATATCTTAGTAAGAAAACTGAAGAAGTTCAAAAACAATATAAATCTGCATTTAAAAGATGA
- a CDS encoding helix-turn-helix domain-containing protein, with the protein MNESLDEIERYVIKRVKEIRESKGITQEELSLSIGKNIGFISQIEAPSKKAKYNLIHLNLIAIALGCSIKDFVPDEPIQDNKYDIKEIKSKKS; encoded by the coding sequence ATGAATGAATCATTAGACGAAATAGAAAGATATGTTATAAAACGTGTTAAAGAAATACGAGAATCAAAAGGTATTACACAAGAGGAGCTCTCTCTTTCCATTGGGAAGAATATTGGATTTATTTCACAGATAGAAGCTCCATCTAAAAAAGCAAAATATAATTTAATACACCTAAATTTAATTGCAATAGCACTAGGTTGCTCCATTAAAGATTTCGTGCCTGATGAACCTATTCAAGATAATAAATACGATATAAAAGAAATTAAAAGTAAAAAATCCTGA
- a CDS encoding helix-turn-helix transcriptional regulator, translated as MENNEIIIHKLNRIEKHIFGLKAILNVEELSDYTGFKKSYIYKLVHTNSIPFSKPSGKILFFERKKIDEWLLKNSHKSNDEIQQEAIEFSLRKK; from the coding sequence ATGGAAAATAATGAAATCATCATTCATAAGCTCAACCGAATTGAAAAGCATATTTTCGGACTAAAAGCAATTCTAAATGTAGAAGAGCTTTCAGATTACACAGGGTTCAAGAAATCCTATATCTACAAATTGGTTCATACCAACTCTATCCCATTTTCAAAACCTTCCGGAAAAATTCTATTCTTTGAACGAAAAAAAATTGACGAATGGCTGCTGAAAAACAGCCATAAATCAAATGACGAGATCCAGCAGGAAGCAATAGAATTTTCTTTACGCAAAAAATAA